TGCTCACCTTGCGGACTGATATTTTACTCTCCTCATCACTACAGTTGGGATTCTACAGTATTAGTCATAGTTAGTCAAGGTATTTGTTATTCTGTGTCAAACCAATTAGAGATAGTTATAGTTTTTACCAAGAAATTTATCTATTCGTCCGTTCTCCTATCCTTAGGCAAGATAAAACTCTATAGATAGTAGTTGCCGAACCTCTTACGTATAGTGTTTATTAAAAACAAGAAAATAAAAGTCCTTCTCTTTTGATACTGCTGGAAAACGTTGAACTTTTGTGGTTTGGTATGTACAATAGGTATGTTTTAGAGATTATTATTTAAGTAAATTGTCTTGAATCAGGAGGGAGAGAATGGACAAAGAGAATGTTATTAATGAAAAAAAATTGCATATTGAAGTACAGAAAAAATTTATTCCTTATCTTAAGGCAATGCTTGGTATTCATGGGGGTAATTTAATTTCTGCATTTGTATATGGCTCTGCTGCAGGGGGAAATTATATTCCTAAAGTTTCTGACATTAATTCAGCTTTTGTATTTAAAGATCTTAAGTTCTCGATATTTAAAAATAGTCTGAATGTAGTTTCTAAAGGAATTTTTAAAAAAATAGCTGCGCCTTTATTTCTGACCAAAGACTATATTAACTCTTCTTTAGACGTTTTTCCAATAGAATTCCTGGATATGAAAGAAAATCATATTCTCTTACACGGTGAGGATATTCTCTCTGGGTTGGAGATTAAAGGTGAGCATATCCGTCTTTTCTGCGAACAGCAAATCAAAGGAAAATTAATCAGAATTCGTCAGGCATATTTAGAGATAGGTCTTAAGAGAAAAGGTTTAGAGGCTTTATTAAAAGAATCTCTTAATTCACTGATTCCTATTTTCAGAAATTTAATTCGATTAAAAGAGAAACAGCCTCCAATTGATAAAGCAGAGATTATCGGGCAGCTTTGTCAGATATTTGGGCTTGATGAAAATGTGTTTTTACCAATCTATAAGGATTCTGCAAATGATGAAAAGATAGCCAAGCAGGATGTAGTTGTTTTTTTGGAAAAGTATTTAAGCCAGATTGAAAAATTAACAGGCATAGTAGATAAGTTGTAATAGAAGATATGGGTAAAATTTCTAAATACGTTTTGGTTCCTATTTTTTTCTACATGTTGTTTTCTTTTATGAGCTTTGCGGGAGATGCGGTGTCTATTCCATCCCGTGGACAGGATTATGTAAATGATTTTGCGGGACTACTAAATTATTCTGATAAAGTTACTATAGCCAGGTTTGCTGCTGAGTTGGAGAAAAAAACTACAGCACAGATAGCTGTTGTAACTATTAAAACAGCCAAACCAGAAACCATACAAGGTTTTTCTGTAAGACTTTTTGACCAATGGAAAATTGGACAAAAAGGGGAGGATAACGGGATATTGCTTTTGATGGCGGTTGATGACCGTAAAGCGTGGATTACAACAGGTTATGGCCTCGAGGGAGCAATTCCGGATCTAATTGCCAATAAAATTGTTCGGGATGTAATGATTCCTTATTTTAAGCGCGGGCAATATTCCGAAGGTATTACAAAGGGTGCGGTTGCTATTATTAGTCTTGTTGCCAAAGAATATGATGCTGAAATAACCGGGCAGGAAACACAGGTCTATCAGACGGTACATCGTAAGAAAAGTGGTTTAGAAGTTATCTTCACAATATTGCTTCTTCTTTTCGTTATAAGCATGCGCTCTGGGCTTCTGGGGTATTTTCTGATAGGTTCAATGATAGGGGGACGTAGACGAGGCGGTTATTGGCATGGGGCTGGATTGGGCGGTTCTGGTGGAGGGTTTAGCGGAGGTTTTGGAGGTTTTGGAGGCGGTATGACCGGAGGAGGAGGCGGAGGCGGCGGCTGGTAACCAATAAATAATTTAAAGGAGTGATGAAATGAAAAAGATTTGGATTGTCTTAGGCGTTCTCGCAGTTTTAGCTGTTATGCTTTTTAGCTGGTATAGGAATGGTTATAATCAGGCTATTGCCAAAGATGAAGAGGTAAAATCAGCTTGGGCACAAATTGAAAACCAGCTGCAAAGAAGAAATGATTTAATCCCCAATCTTATAAATACTGTTAAAGGTTTTGCTTCCCAGGAAAAAGAAATCTTTACAGAAGTGACCCGCTTAAGAAGTCAATGGGGTAAGTCTGCTTCTATTGAAAGCAAAATAGAAAATGCTAATGCAATGGGCGGAGCGCTGTCACGCCTTCTATTAGTTGCCGAGAACTATCCTCAATTAAAATCAAACGAGAACTTTTTGGCGCTGCAGGCGCAGTTAGAAGGTACGGAG
This genomic window from Candidatus Kaelpia imicola contains:
- a CDS encoding TPM domain-containing protein — its product is MGKISKYVLVPIFFYMLFSFMSFAGDAVSIPSRGQDYVNDFAGLLNYSDKVTIARFAAELEKKTTAQIAVVTIKTAKPETIQGFSVRLFDQWKIGQKGEDNGILLLMAVDDRKAWITTGYGLEGAIPDLIANKIVRDVMIPYFKRGQYSEGITKGAVAIISLVAKEYDAEITGQETQVYQTVHRKKSGLEVIFTILLLLFVISMRSGLLGYFLIGSMIGGRRRGGYWHGAGLGGSGGGFSGGFGGFGGGMTGGGGGGGGW
- a CDS encoding LemA family protein, whose product is MKKIWIVLGVLAVLAVMLFSWYRNGYNQAIAKDEEVKSAWAQIENQLQRRNDLIPNLINTVKGFASQEKEIFTEVTRLRSQWGKSASIESKIENANAMGGALSRLLLVAENYPQLKSNENFLALQAQLEGTENRIAVERMRYNRAVKDFNRFQRLFFGRFFSAQAGVTEPAVYFEAEESASEVPVVKFD